The following are encoded in a window of Gammaproteobacteria bacterium genomic DNA:
- a CDS encoding hypothetical protein (Evidence 5 : Unknown function): protein MNQEILEKARKYHEIVINYDIMEDIRPSRLWIDHTNIVLRKAMEQQNIVNIIHYFQENNGSTYGRFNTDVNFYTTINKYSNWLKKNGLPVESLNMLVQESHLTSPKMIFNFEGRTVSTMFYWHLCAYWQVFSFLNAGGGGGEFI, encoded by the coding sequence ATGAATCAGGAAATTCTGGAAAAAGCTAGAAAATATCACGAAATCGTCATCAATTATGATATAATGGAAGATATCCGTCCATCGCGTCTGTGGATTGATCATACCAATATTGTTTTACGGAAAGCAATGGAGCAACAGAATATTGTAAACATCATCCATTATTTTCAAGAAAATAACGGATCTACCTATGGAAGATTCAATACAGATGTGAACTTTTATACGACTATTAATAAATACAGCAATTGGCTTAAAAAAAATGGTTTACCAGTTGAATCATTGAATATGCTTGTGCAGGAGTCACATTTAACTAGTCCTAAAATGATTTTTAATTTTGAGGGACGTACAGTATCGACTATGTTTTATTGGCATTTATGTGCGTATTGGCAGGTTTTTTCGTTTCTAAACGCGGGGGGGGGGGGGGGGGAATTCATTTAA